In Panthera leo isolate Ple1 chromosome E3, P.leo_Ple1_pat1.1, whole genome shotgun sequence, a genomic segment contains:
- the LOC122210288 gene encoding uncharacterized protein LOC122210288: MGEGAAGGIRGAVEIKGSGGCTLPGCVTLSQPSTPHFPSGKWGEKDLMEDFCKRTMTDTPGWSHSGQSRGQDGALGSDLLPQADGRLWDSHTLLTVGRDDEARRTDTQVPCWQWDVCLSRLKDILTARTPEHITRSPGLRPPPPLHRADLPPPSTVFGTVQDVAQNCRRAEHMNNEAVPSTSHHRSRSQKALDGAERLRDVWSQSWTRLGAKSSCPAE, from the exons atgggggagggtgctgcag GTGGAATCCGTGGCGCGGTGGAAATCAAAGGCTCTGGAGGCTGCACGCtacctggctgtgtgaccttgagccagccaagcactccACActtcccatctggaaaatggggagagaAGGATCTAATGGAGGACTTCTGTAAAAG GACAATGACCGATACACCTGGCTGGAGTCACAGTGGCCAAAGCAGAGGCCAAGATGGGGCTCTGGGGTCTGACCTCCTGCCCCAAGCCGATGGGCGTCTCTGGGACAGCCACACACTCCTTACAGTGGGCAGAGATGACGAAGCCCGGCGCACGGATACACAG GTTCCCTGTTGGCAGTGGGATGTGTGTCTATCCAGACTCAAAGACATTCTTACAG CCCGGACACCTGAGCACATCACCCGCAGCCCTGGTCTGaggcccccacctccactccacaGAGCGGATCTCCCACCGCCCAGCACTGTTTTTGGCACAGTCCAG GACGTAGCTCAGAACTGCAGAAGAGCAGAGCATATGAATAACGAAGCAgttccctccacctcccaccaTCGAAGCAGGAGCCAGAAGGCTCTGGATGGAGCTGAG AGGTTGAGGGACGTGTGGAGCCAGTCCTGGACCCGACTTGGAGCCAAGTCCAGCTGCCCGGCagaatga
- the FZD9 gene encoding frizzled-9 — protein sequence MAVPPLRRALLLWQLLAAGGAALEIGRFDPERGRGPAPCQAVEIPMCRGIGYNLTRMPNLLGHTSQGEAAAELAEFAPLVQYGCHSHLRFFLCSLYAPMCTDQVSTPIPACRPMCEQARLRCAPIMEQFNFGWPDSLDCARLPTRNDPHALCMEAPENATAGPAEPHKGLGMLPVAPRPARPPGDPASGPGGGGTCENPEKFQYVEKSRSCAPRCGPGVEVFWSRRDKDFALVWMAVWSALCFFSTAFTVLTFLLEPHRFQYPERPIIFLSMCYNVYSLAFLIRAVAGAQSVACDQEAGALYVIQEGLENTGCTLVFLLLYYFGMASSLWWVVLTLTWFLAAGKKWGHEAIEAHGSYFHMAAWGLPALKTIIILTLRKVAGDELTGLCYVASMDAAALTGFVLVPLSCYLVLGTSFLLTGFVALFHIRKIMKTGGTNTEKLEKLMVKIGVFSILYTVPATCVIVCYVYERLNMDFWRLRATEQPCLAAPMPGGRRDCSLQGGSVPTVAVFMLKIFMSLVVGITSGVWVWSSKTFQTWQSLCHRKMAAGRARAKACRAPGGYGRGTHCHYKAPTVVLHMTKTDPSLENPTHL from the coding sequence ATGGCCGTGCCGCCGCTCCGCCGGGCGCTGCTGCTGTGGCAGCTGCtggcggcgggcggcgcggcgCTGGAGATCGGCCGTTTCGATCCGGAGCGCGGGCGAGGGCCGGCGCCCTGCCAGGCGGTGGAGATCCCCATGTGCCGCGGCATCGGCTACAACCTGACCCGCATGCCCAACCTGCTGGGCCACACGTCGCAGGGTGAGGCGGCCGCCGAGCTGGCCGAGTTCGCGCCGCTCGTGCAGTACGGCTGCCACAGCCACCTGCGCTTCTTCCTGTGCTCGCTGTACGCGCCCATGTGCACGGACCAGGTCTCGACGCCCATCCCCGCCTGCCGGCCCATGTGCGAGCAGGCGCGCCTGCGCTGCGCGCCCATCATGGAGCAGTTCAACTTCGGCTGGCCGGACTCGCTGGACTGCGCCCGGCTGCCCACGCGCAACGACCCGCACGCGCTCTGCATGGAGGCGCCCGAGAACGCCACCGCCGGCCCTGCGGAGCCCCACAAGGGCCTGGGCATGCTGCCCGTGGCGCCCCGGCCCGCGAGGCCCCCCGGCGACCCCGCCTCtggcccgggcggcggcggcaccTGCGAGAACCCAGAGAAGTTCCAGTACGTGGAGAAGAGCCGCTCGTGCGCGCCGCGCTGCGGGCCCGGCGTCGAGGTGTTCTGGTCGCGGCGCGACAAGGACTTCGCGCTCGTCTGGATGGCCGTGTGGTCGGCGCTGTGCTTCTTCTCCACGGCCTTCACCGTGCTCACCTTCCTGCTGGAGCCCCACCGCTTCCAGTACCCCGAGCGCCCCATCATCTTCCTGTCCATGTGCTACAACGTCTACTCGCTGGCCTTCCTCATCCGCGCGGTGGCCGGCGCTCAGAGCGTGGCGTGCGACCAGGAGGCAGGAGCACTGTACGTgatccaggaggggctggagaaCACGGGCTGCACGCTCGTCTTCCTGCTGCTCTACTACTTCGGCATGGCCAGCTCGCTGTGGTGGGTGGTGCTGACACTCACCTGGTTCCTGGCAGCGGGCAAGAAGTGGGGCCACGAGGCCATCGAGGCCCATGGCAGCTACTTCCACATGGCGGCCTGGGGCCTGCCGGCCCTCAAGACCATCATTATCCTGACCTTGCGCAAGGTGGCGGGCGACGAGCTGACCGGGCTCTGCTACGTGGCCAGCATGGATGCGGCCGCCCTGACGGGCTTTGTGCTGGTTCCCCTCTCCTGCTACCTGGTGCTGGGCACCAGCTTCCTCCTGACCGGCTTCGTGGCCCTCTTCCACATCCGCAAGATCATGAAGACAGGCGGCACCAACACGGAGAAGCTGGAGAAGCTCATGGTCAAGATTGGGGTCTTCTCCATCCTCTACACGGTGCCTGCCACCTGCGTCATTGTGTGCTATGTCTATGAACGCCTCAACATGGACTTCTGGCGCCTTCGGGCCACAGAGCAGCCCTGCCTGGCAGCCCCCATGCCCGGGGGCCGGAGGGACTGCTCACTACAAGGGGGGTCGGTGCCCACCGTGGCTGTCTTTATGCTCAAGATCTTCATGTCGCTGGTGGTGGGCATCACCAGCGGGGTCTGGGTGTGGAGCTCCAAGACTTTCCAGACCTGGCAGAGCCTGTGCCACCGCAAGATGGCAGCTGGCCGGGCCCGGGCAAAGGCCTGCCGGGCTCCCGGGGGCTATGGCCGTGGCACCCATTGCCACTATAAGGCCCCCACCGTGGTCTTGCACATGACTAAGACGGAcccttctctggagaaccccacGCACCTCTAG